Genomic window (Nymphaea colorata isolate Beijing-Zhang1983 chromosome 1, ASM883128v2, whole genome shotgun sequence):
CGGTGATACATCCAAAACAACgttcttttgtgaaaaaaaaaaaattgcgtcAATCTGGATTTTTTGACCGCCATCAAACACGACTAAAGCGGTCTCTTAAGACTTCAGAGGTTCcttttctaaattaaaaaaaaaaataagcccttaaatgaaaattttcaaaattatgataGAAAATAAATATTGCCTTTAATTTGCTGATGCACCATGCCAAGACTGCCAACGAAGATGCCTTTTTGACCTAATGCTTCCAACAAATGCTTTCATTGAAGAGAACCCATGCAGCCAGCAACTTGCATGGCTCCATTCCCTAATCCATTGAATTATTGTCTCCAAATTCAAAGGACCAAATTCAACTTCCCATGCTCAAACGGGTCAGTTTGGGGCACATTATGAGGCGCATCTCTAGTTCGACTCCCAGATAactatgtttttgtttcttaagaAAGGTGTGTTTTACGTGCAAGTTGATGCTCGCGAAGATCTCGTCGCTATTTGTTACCAACACAACTTTGGATCTTGGCAAAAGAGGAAGGATGAAGCTTTGGCTCTCGCCTCAGTGGTGGTATGGTATTAATCGTTTTGCTTCACTATACATAGCAATCTATGAGCTCGATCCGAATGACTTCATTCATTGCACCTACTTTtcaagaaggaaaggaaaatgaaaacgaaGAACCAGTTTTGAACCGTTCTCTAGATACCACCCATCCAAATCAGCATAATTGAGCTTGTAAGCCAGTTGACACCGACCCACACCCAACCTGATTGAACTTAACAGCAACAACGGTTCAATCTTAACCAAAAATGGAGCAATCACCTTCATACAACTTGCCTATCTTCTTAATTATATCCCCAACTCAAAAGGAGAAGATAAAGCACATGACATATCTACGAAGCTTGACGTGGTAACGtaaataaaacttaaaaaccTTGCACGTCCTGCACTCATCCTTTGCCtttgaaaacgaaaaaaagggCTTATAGATTTATTTCTAAAATAATCtttatataaattatttttcacaaataaattaataaatatataaatgaatctAGAAGAAAAACTTACACGATGGCTTCGGTTGTTGGTGCATTAATATGACTGACGGGGTAAGCATTTGACTCACGTTGTTTTCATTTCCAGTCACACGGCTAGAAAGTCAAAACAGGTAGTGGCGGTTTCGTAATTTTAGGAACACGCATTGAGGGTGTTTTCGTCACACACGGGGAGCCCCACCGTCTCCCTGCCGGAAGAGTGTTTCGGTGTTTGCATATAATATTGCTTCCGTTTGAATTCGAAGCCAAGACGCAAGAAGAGAaacgaggaaaagaaagagaaggggagagagagagagggaggcgaTGGAGGTAGCGTCGACGCCGGAGAGGGAGGCGGCGGTCACAATTTCCGGCCTTCATCCTGACCTTCTCAAGCACATCCTCCACCTACTGGACGGCGCAGCCCTGGCCGCCATCGGCTCCACGGCCACCGAGTTCCGCGACGCGTCCGGCGACCAGATGCTCTGGCGGCGGCTCGTCAACGAATCGTGGCCGGCGACATCAGAGACGGAGCTTCACCGCCTAATCGCATCCACTCCTGGCGGTTTCCGCGCGTTTTACGCCGACTCATGCCCGCTCGTCTCCGCTGACTCTGTGCTTCCGGCGCCGGAAGGTCCGCAGCCGTCGCCGGTCGACCTGGTCTCCATCGTAGACGTTCGCCATCGCGGACGGATAATCTTCTCCAAGGTGCTTTACGGCGTCCCGCTCCCGGAGTCGGGGGAGGACCCGCAGCGAGTGGAGGATTGGTTTCTGGACTCGCCGTTCCGGATAGACGCCCTGGACACAAAGGACGACCCGCCCGTGATTTCCGTCGCCGGCGGCGACTGCACCGGCGACGAAGTGCGACGGCGACTCGCGGAGGACGTCCAGATGAGCTGGATCGTTTTGGACTTGACACGTGGCAGGGCGGTTAACTTGACGAGCTGGACGCCCCTGGAGGTGGAGCGCTACTGGTATTCGGACCTGGAGTACCAGATAAAATTCGGGACGGTTTTACCCCTGGAAAGGGAATGTATCTACTGCGCGGTGTCGGTCAGGTGCGGCGGGTGCGAGGAAGGGGAGCTGAAGGTGAGGGAGATCGCGATGACGATGGAGGACGTTGAGGGAAGGAATTTGCTGGGAAGGGAGAGTATGGACATTTTCGGGAGGGCCCTGGGGAGCGTGAGGCGGAAAGGCGAAGAGGTGCTCAAAAGAAAATACGCGGAGTTCCTGAGGACAAGATCGGAAAACAAGGAGAGGAAAGCCAAGCGGGACAAGCGGATCGACATGGCGTGCGTGCTCTCGGGCGTTTCCGCTTTCGTCGCCTTCTGCGCCTTTATGATCATCCGATGACTGTAAttcccccaccccccccccccccataaacttttcatcttttagATTCTTTTAGAACAAGATATTTATCACGAATTATTGCATTATACAAGGTGATAATTAAATGTATAGAATTCATGTTACTGCAATTCATACGAGGGCATTAATGGGAATTGTTATCCTGGCTtatccttccttctttcttccccAGCTACTTTTCTGAGCGGGACCTGCCACCTGATTCCGCTGGTTTTACGAGTTCTAAGTTCACCAGTTTAATCCTAAATTTCCGACGAACCTACCTTGCCCATAACCACTTCTTAATGAAGGTGAGAGAGACATTAAGTGTTTCACCAACCAGAAATCTACCGATATGTAGTCGGTAATTGCGGGTTCCTCCTCCACCTAAACAGAACCCATCATCGGCCAATGGtgatttgtgaaagaaaaaagatcatgAATGAGGTGTCACTGCATGCCCTTGGTTGAATAAGATAGCCGAACCGATGCATATGTATCATCTGCGTTTTATATTTCCGTTGCGGAATCAAGTCAGACGGAGTTGGTAGCTGATCAAAAGCAAAGTAGGACGGCAGGCATGTTTCCGACTCGGTTAGTAGGTCATATTCAATATTTTGTAGCTACGCTGCAATTGATGACGACGGGgttcactcatatatatatatatacattctctctctctctctctctctctctctctctctctctctctctctctctctctctctctctctctctctctctagatggAATAATTTCTTAGACGCATTATTATGCCCCAAAGTATTATATAATTTGTATTGGGGCACTTCTTTAAAATTTGATCATATGCATcgacatttttaagtttttgatcATCTAAAAGCGTGTTGATCACAAACGACGCACATGGAGACGGATCTTAGAATGAAATAAATATCCGCAGTTCTTTCAAAATTCGAACTTTACCTGATAAACTTTTGATAAAGTGGGTTGTGAAAGGGTTTCCGCAACACATGCGTACTGACATTTAATTTTCAGAAACAAACAGATATGCTCGGCAATGGCCTTGGGAAGGGGAATAGTTTTTTGTTCTCGACGTAGAGAACAGCTGACGCCTCTATTAGGTCATTTCATGTCTTTTCGAAAATTTATCATACCGTATAAACGAAAAccattaaattttatttttaaaatattataagaaAGTGGATCTAATTGTTCTAGGATCTCAAAAGAAGAGTTGGTACATATATATTGTGTTTTCGAAATTTTGAAGCAGTTCATCTGGATGCGCGAACAacataaatctgaaaaaaaaaaaaaaatcccacgcATCCCAATGAaccggtaaaaaaaaaaatagttccATTGGTTTTATACTATCGGATCGCGTAcggttaaaaatttgaaaaaagaaaggcacttgagatgaagatgaattttaaaatgaaatgcatccaATTAATTAGTTAGATGAAAGGTCGCCATTTAAATGGGACCAGACTTGCATGGAGTGAGATGCAATTCCGAGTTCAACTTTAATTGTAATCCATTTTATTATTGACTTGGAACAGTGAACAGTAATAATGTACATAAGAAGTTTaagatatatattatacatgtgtaaGCCACATAAATAAGTCTTTATATGCATCATTGTCATCTCCAAGATAAGGATTGAGATGCCACCCAAATAtcatattgatttttatttcttgtCGGTGCGGTttgtggaatatatatatatatatttttaaataaaaaattatgccaAAACAACTATTAGTTATATGGACCACAAACTATGCAGGAATACGTGGATCATTATCAAGTAAATCAAGCCCATGTATTTGACTTCATTTAATTCTTAAGATATTTTTCGATGTATTTTACAGTCTCATGTATCAAaccatatatttttatatatgttaataaaCTTTTTCAATAAGGTGCTAGATTTAAACATTCAATTCAGATATTTATCATGTTTCTATTTACACaagatttaatttggatttggatatctGATGAATTTGGTATGAAATATCCTATTTCAACATGGGTGTGTGGTCCATGAGGCGTCCGCCTTATTGGCTGGTCAAAGCCATTGTTGGCAAACTGACCAAGTCAACGCGCATTCATTGGCTCAGATTGCGCACACTTCCCGAACTTATATAAACAAGTAGTCCAGTAAGTTGCACGGAACCAAACCCAGCCGAGTCAACGGTTTTCACTCTGAAGAAGTCAGCCCACTAGCTCAAGTCGCTGTTGTTTTTTCATTGGCACGATCTGGGTTAAGCTAATTGCCTATCAGTTGCATGGTCAGCTTTAATTTCTTCTTACACTTTCTATATATAATATGTTCATAGTGCAGAGAACACTAATTCCGATGCTGCATAACTAGATCCAGATTCGGGTTGGGGATCTAAAAACTGTATCCGGCCCATCGAATAAGTCATCCGAACCATTGTCATTCAAATTCCATCAAAAATTTAATCAGCTTTTTATTTACTAATTACTCTTATTGCTTCCATTTTTCCTTCTAGTGAATCAAATTAATGTCATTGGTGCTTTTAGCAATAGTTTTCATAAaccccaatatatatatatatatatatatatatatatatagtcacaatATATCCAAAACCGAAAGTTTTGTACCTGATCTTCAAGGCCTATACCTGTCGAGATTGGCACCTAcaggaatcaaactgacaacTGACTAATTACCGGTTGGTTTGACTGACAGTCTAAAACCCTAAAGCTAGTACCTTCGCCGGCACAACCTACACTTGCTTTGACATACGAGAGGTTGATGTGCCAACAGAAATCAAACCAGCAGCTGACCTCTTACCAGCCACTGACTCAGACCAATTATGGTTAAACATTTTAGAGTAAACTTTAATATTTACAACGTTATGACCAGTGGCTGAGCCACATATAAGCTGGtctgggcagttgcccacaccagcttctcaaaattttttttttcagttttacatcaagattgtttaatatttaatttGCTATACATATAAATACTCCTTTTAAGTATAAAAACCTCTGAATCAGtgcccttttaaaaaaaaaaactggcttCGCGCTGGTTATGACATGCTTAGCAAAAGCTGTGGTCttaagcagaaaagaaaaaaacatgctGGTAGTATTGAGCTAAATTCATGGAGCCATGCTGTTCTCGAGAGCGCGTAGTTCTCGGAGGCAACCTTGAGACTGTTCTACAAACACGGCATATGAATGGGCCTGGAATTGAAGCAAACTCTTTGTGGGGTCTTCTTTTTCTGGACATATGATAGAAACCATTATTATCAAAAATTAAACTCTTACATTTATGATATGGTCCTATAAActtactttttttcctttttcttccttttcaattaagaAAATTTGCAATTAAGGACATGTTTTTTTAGTATAATTTTGAAATGGTGTAACTTTTTTGTGGCAAGACAcacttcttttgttctttgatCTTAACAGCAGAACTTTAAATCACAAAAAGTATCTCTTTTCTAACACGTTATCGTGTCCTTTCGATACAAAATGATTTGTTTTCGTTGGGAATCATGCGTCCCCAGAATCATGCAAAAATTGTATACAGTTCTTCAGGAGCTCTTTGCGTCGGCTTAACAAACAGAACTTTGAATCATAAAGAGTGTATCTTCTCTAGCCGTTTTCATGTCTTTTCCATAtggaaaatgtttttatttttcttacaaaatataCCTTTCTAGAATTGTAAAACTGTATACAGTTCgtcaaataacttgaaaaaccaACCTGGCAATTTCGTGAATGGGCTTGGTTGAGGAGGGATTAGGTGCTGACAGGAAGGCAAAAACCAATATCGCAGGTACATCAGTGAGAGCGCCCTTCCTCATCCAGTCAATACCAACGACGCTGTCCAATCGAAGCACACGCCAATGGCGGCGGTACTGCGAACAGTCGGACGTCTCCTTCGAAACCCATCTCCGTTTAATGCTGCCCATCGTCGCCAACTGCCTCTGCGGCTCAGTTTCGACAGAGGGGTTGCCTCCAAGGTATTCGTTGGAGGTATTCCATTCTCCTGTTcgttatttttcatttgctttacaGGCACGCTGTGGTCGATCTGCTTTCGTTTACATGGAATATGCTGTTTTTCCCTTCTTGCTGCAGCTTGGTAACGAAAGCTCAAAGCTATGGCAAGAAAATTCTGATGCTAATTAACGATGAGGAGTGGAGGCATGAGATGGAGGagttctttttcatcaaacttcGCACCAATGCTGATCATCACGAGGTCAGGATACGAGCTTATAATTTCCAGATATCAAAAAGGTGGCCTGTGGCTGAGGCTGTCCATCTTTTTGTATAGATTATCCGAGAAATCGTTCTGTAAATTTTGGGACATCCCGGAAGGCGATTGGGACCCTTTCAATGAACCAGTGGGGATGGATTAGGGACCTTTCGGGTCCCAATTTTTGTCTGTGTATCCTTTGTCCCCGTCTCATGTCTTGTGAAACACGAGGTGCAGATGGCAAAGGATAGGTAACTTCTCTGCCACCTATTAACAACTGAAGGTCCACGCGATTATCTATGGC
Coding sequences:
- the LOC116249697 gene encoding probable F-box protein At2g36090 — encoded protein: MEVASTPEREAAVTISGLHPDLLKHILHLLDGAALAAIGSTATEFRDASGDQMLWRRLVNESWPATSETELHRLIASTPGGFRAFYADSCPLVSADSVLPAPEGPQPSPVDLVSIVDVRHRGRIIFSKVLYGVPLPESGEDPQRVEDWFLDSPFRIDALDTKDDPPVISVAGGDCTGDEVRRRLAEDVQMSWIVLDLTRGRAVNLTSWTPLEVERYWYSDLEYQIKFGTVLPLERECIYCAVSVRCGGCEEGELKVREIAMTMEDVEGRNLLGRESMDIFGRALGSVRRKGEEVLKRKYAEFLRTRSENKERKAKRDKRIDMACVLSGVSAFVAFCAFMIIR
- the LOC126409922 gene encoding uncharacterized protein LOC126409922 isoform X1, with the translated sequence MGLVEEGLGADRKAKTNIAGTSVRAPFLIQSIPTTLSNRSTRQWRRYCEQSDVSFETHLRLMLPIVANCLCGSVSTEGLPPSLVTKAQSYGKKILMLINDEEWRHEMEEFFFIKLRTNADHHEVRIRAYNFQISKRWPVAEAVHLFV
- the LOC126409922 gene encoding uncharacterized protein LOC126409922 isoform X2; translation: MGLVEEGLGADRKAKTNIAGTSVRAPFLIQSIPTTLSNRSTRQWRRYCEQSDVSFETHLRLMLPIVANCLCGSVSTEGLPPRYSLELGNESSKLWQENSDAN